The Alphaproteobacteria bacterium genomic sequence GCGGGTCAAGCGCGAGCTGATGCCGGCGCGATGAGCGTTGCGGCCGCGTCTTCCGATCCCAATTCCCGACCGGGGCGGCGCAGACTGGCCCGCCTGGGGGCTGTTCAGGCACTTTACCAGATCGAAATTTCGGCCACCCCGGTGGAACTGGTGATCGCCGAGTTCTTGGCCCATCGCCTGGGCCAGGAGCTCGACGGCGATCGCTATGGCGAGGCCGACGGCGATTTCTTCTCGCTCATCGTGCGCGGCGTCAGCGGCCAGCGCCAGGACCTCGACGACATGATCGCGGCGGCGCTCACCACCGCCTGGACGGTGGCGCGCCTCGACGCCATCCTGCGCCATATCCTGCGCGCCGGCGCCTTCGAGCTGGCCCAGCGTCCGGACGTGCCGGCGCGGGCCGTCATCAACGAATACCTCGATCTGGCCAAGGCCTTCTTCGACGGCACCGAGCCGCGCCTGGTCAACGGCGTGCTCGATCGCCTCGGTCATGTCCTGAGGCCCGAAGAATTGGGGCCGGCGGCGCAGGAGATGGCGGCCGAAAGTGGCTGAGCTGGGCCGGCGCGGCGAATTCGAATTGATCAACGAGATTTTTGCGCCGCTGGCCAGCGGCCACGAGCTGGCCTTCGGTTTGACTGACGATGCCGCGCTGGTACGGCCACGGCCGGGCTGCGATCTGGTACTGACCAAGGATGCCCTGGTGGCCGATGTGCATTTTCCCGCCGACGAGGCGCCGGACCTGGTGGCCCGCAAACTTTTGCGCGTCAACCTTTCGGACCTGGCGGCCATGGGCGCGGAGCCGCTGGGCTACCTGCTGGCCCTGGCCCTGCCGGCCGATCTGGGCGAAGGCTGGTTGGAGTCGTTTGCCGCCGGCCTGGCCAGTGACCAGGGCGAGTTCGACCTGGCGCTGCTGGGCGGCGACATGGTGGCGACGCCGGGCGCGCTGACGTTGTCGCTGACGGCGCTGGGCGAGGTCGAGGAGGGCCGCGCGCTGCGTCGCAACGGGGCCCGCCAGGGTGATCTCGTCTATCTATCGGGCAGCATCGGGGATGCTGCGCTGGGTTTGCTGGTGCTCAAGGGGGGATTGGCGGGACTGGACCGGCAAGCCGCTGGGGCGTTGCTCGATCGCTATCGGCTGCCGCGCCCGCGCCTCAAGCTGGGGCGGGCGCTGGGCGGTCTGGTCAGTGCCGCCAGCGATGTCTCGGATGGTCTGGTCGCCGATCTCGAACATATCTGCCAGGCTTCCGGCGTGGCGGCGCTGATCGAGGCGGCGCGTTTGCCGCTGTCGCCGGCGGCCGAGGCGGCGCTGGCGCTCGATCCGGCGTTACGGCGGCGGCTACTGGCCGGCGACGACTACGAAATCCTGGCCACGCTGGCGCCGGAGGGCGAGGCCGCGGCGGTGGCTGCCGCGGCCGCGGCCGGCGTGGCCTTTACCCGGATCGGTGAAATTCGCTCCGGCAGCGGCGTCAGCTTGCGCGACGCGGACGGCCGAATCCTCGAGGCCGGGGCCGGTTACCGGCATTTTTGAATTCCCGCCAAGGCAGCCGCTGGAATGAATAGAGCCCAACGCAACGTTGCCGTCCTGGCCGGCTGCCAGGCGCTGCTGCTGACCGGCAATGCCATCCTCATCGCGCTGAGCCCACTGGTCGGCTTTGCCCTGGCGCCCGACAAGGCCTTTGCCACGCTGCCTGTCACCAGCTACGTGGTGGCCACGGCGCTAAGCACGGTGCCGGCCTCGCTCTGGATGAAGCGGGTGGGGCGGCGCGCCGGCTTCATGACGGGAGCCGTGATCGGCATCGGGGCCGGGGCGTTGTCGAGCTACGCCATCTACAGCGGCGACTTTATGCTCTTTTGCGCCGGCACCGGCCTTGCGGGCCTCTACAACGCTTGTGGCCAGTACTACCGCTTCGCCGCCGTCGACGTGGCCAGCGACAGCTTCAAGAGCAAGGCCATCTCCTTCGTCATGGCCGGCGGCATCGTCGGTGCCTTCCTGGGCCCCGGCAGTGCCATCCTGACGCGTGACGTCTTTCCCGAGCACCTATTTCTCGGCTCCTACATGTCGACCATGATCTTTGCGCTGCTGGCCATCGGCCTGCTGACGCTGGTCGACATCCCACCGCCCGGCGAGCAAGAGCGCCAGAGCGGCGGTCGCCCCCTGGCCACAATCGTCGCCCAGCCCGTCTTTTTGGTGGCCGTGCTGGGCGGCATGATCGGCTACGGCGTGATGAACTTGGTGATGACGGCGACGCCGCTGGCCATGACGGCGTGCCAACATCCCTTCGACGATACCGCTATCGTCATCCAGTGGCATATCGTCGGCATGTTCGCGCCGGCCTTCTTCACCGGTTCGCTGATCAACCGCTTCAGTGTGCTGAAGATCATGCTCTGCGGCACGCTGTTGATGTTCGCCTGCGTCGCGGTGGCGCTTTCGGGCTTGGAATTCCTCTATTTCTGGACCTCGCTGGTGCTACTGGGGCTGGGTTGGAACTTCCTTTTCGTCGGCGGCACGACGCTGTTGACCGAGTGCTATGCGCCGGCCGAAAAGGCCAAGGTGCAGGCGGCCAACGACTTTCTCGTGTTTGGCACCGTGGCCGCCGCCTCGCTGACTTCGGGCACGCTTTTGCACCTGATCGGCTGGCACGCCGTGCTTTTGGGGGCGCTGCCCTTCCTGGCGTTTACCGGGCTGGCCTCGCTGTGGCTGCTGCGCCGCCGGGTGGCCTGAGCGCGGTTGCCTTTTGCTGGCTTCTCCCGTAAGTTCCGCGAGATTTTTTTGCCGCCAATAGGTGGCGTTTTTCGGCCCATTCGAGCCCCTTTGCCATGAGGATCTGAAGCCATGCCAACCATTTTGTGGTTCGTCTTCGCCTGCGGCGTCCTGGCCGTGCTCTACGGTGTCTATGCCAGTCGTTCGGTATTGGCTGCCAGCCCCGGCAACGAGCGTATGCAGGAAATCTCCCAGGCCATCCAGGAAGGGGCCAATGCCTATCTCAACCGCCAGTACACGACCATCGCCATCGTTGGCGTCGTGGTGCTGGTGGTGGTGTTCTTCTTCCTCGGCCTCAAGGCGGCCGTGGGCTACGCCATTGGCGCCGTGTTGTCGGGGGCTGCCGGCTACATCGGCATGAACATCTCGGTACGCGCCAATGTGCGCACCGCCGAAGCGGCGCGCCAGGGCTTGCAGGAAGGCCTGGCCATCGGCTTCAAGGCGGGTGCCGTCACCGGCATGCTGGTGGCCGGCTTTGCCCTGCTGGCGGTGGCCGGTTACTTCGGCGTGTTGCTGGCCATGGGCGGCGACCTGGCCGGGCGCGAGATCGTCGACGCCCTGGTAGCGCTGGGCTTCGGGGCCTCGTTGATTTCCATCTTTGCTCGTCTCGGTGGTGGCATCTTCACCAAGGGTGCCGACGTCGGCGCCGATCTGGTGGGCAAGGTCGAGGCCGGCATTCCCGAGGACGATCCGCGCAACCCGGCGGTGATCGCCGACAACGTCGGCGACAACGTCGGCGATTGTGCCGGCATGGCGGCCGACCTCTTCGAGACCTACGCCGTGACGGTGGTCGCCACCATGGTGCTGGCCTGGATCTATTTCAGCGGCGATACCGCCATGCAGCTGACGCTGATGCTTTATCCGCTGGTCATCGGCGGGGCCTGCATCATCGCCTCGGTGATCGGCACCTTCTTCGTCCGCCTGGGCGCCAGCCAGAACATCATGGGAGCGCTCTATAAGGGCTTTTTGGTCTCGGCCGTGCTTTCGGCCGTGCTCTTTTGGCCGGTCACCGACATGTTCGTCGGCATGGCCAG encodes the following:
- the thiL gene encoding thiamine-phosphate kinase, giving the protein MGRRGEFELINEIFAPLASGHELAFGLTDDAALVRPRPGCDLVLTKDALVADVHFPADEAPDLVARKLLRVNLSDLAAMGAEPLGYLLALALPADLGEGWLESFAAGLASDQGEFDLALLGGDMVATPGALTLSLTALGEVEEGRALRRNGARQGDLVYLSGSIGDAALGLLVLKGGLAGLDRQAAGALLDRYRLPRPRLKLGRALGGLVSAASDVSDGLVADLEHICQASGVAALIEAARLPLSPAAEAALALDPALRRRLLAGDDYEILATLAPEGEAAAVAAAAAAGVAFTRIGEIRSGSGVSLRDADGRILEAGAGYRHF
- a CDS encoding MFS transporter, which gives rise to MNRAQRNVAVLAGCQALLLTGNAILIALSPLVGFALAPDKAFATLPVTSYVVATALSTVPASLWMKRVGRRAGFMTGAVIGIGAGALSSYAIYSGDFMLFCAGTGLAGLYNACGQYYRFAAVDVASDSFKSKAISFVMAGGIVGAFLGPGSAILTRDVFPEHLFLGSYMSTMIFALLAIGLLTLVDIPPPGEQERQSGGRPLATIVAQPVFLVAVLGGMIGYGVMNLVMTATPLAMTACQHPFDDTAIVIQWHIVGMFAPAFFTGSLINRFSVLKIMLCGTLLMFACVAVALSGLEFLYFWTSLVLLGLGWNFLFVGGTTLLTECYAPAEKAKVQAANDFLVFGTVAAASLTSGTLLHLIGWHAVLLGALPFLAFTGLASLWLLRRRVA
- the nusB gene encoding transcription antitermination factor NusB, with translation MSVAAASSDPNSRPGRRRLARLGAVQALYQIEISATPVELVIAEFLAHRLGQELDGDRYGEADGDFFSLIVRGVSGQRQDLDDMIAAALTTAWTVARLDAILRHILRAGAFELAQRPDVPARAVINEYLDLAKAFFDGTEPRLVNGVLDRLGHVLRPEELGPAAQEMAAESG